In the genome of Mogibacterium neglectum, the window GTCACGCCTGATGCGTCCAACAAATACGATATCCTGGTCGCTAGTATCAATTGGCATTGGGTAGCTCTGTGATTCAAGGTCATCTACTAGCTTACAGCCCTCAGCCTCTGCGATAGCCTTCCTTACATCATCTAGCTCTAATCTCTTTTCTGTAATGACATTTGCAGAGATTGAGTGCGAACGCTCAACAGGAACTCTCACGCACGTGCAAGATACTTTTAGCTCAGGAAGGTGAAGGATCTTGCGACCTTCGTTCTGAAGCTTCATCTCCTCGGAAGTGTAGAGGTTCTCGCCGAAACCACCGATTTGCGGGATGAGGTTAAATGCAATCTGGTGCTGGAATACCTTCGGCTCTATGGAGCTACTCTCTCCAGCAATAATCTGCTTAGTCTGTTCGAATAATTCAATCGGTCCGCCTGCACCAGCTCCGCTCACAGCCTGGTATGTTGAAGCATAGAGTCCCTTGATAGGGGATAGCTTATTGATTGCGTTTATAGCTACTAATGTGATTATAGTCGAGCAGTTTGGATTTGCAATAATTCCATTGTGCTTAAAAGCGTCCTCTGGATTGATCTCTGGAACAACTAGAGGCACATTATCGTCGAGTCTATATGCACTGGAATTATCAATATATGTAGCCCCTGAGGACTTAATTGCATCGGTAAATCTAATTGAAATATCGTTTTCCGCAGCACCTAGCACGAAGTCAAGGCCTGCAAATGCATCATCGGTTGCCTCCTGAATCACGACTGTTCCGTACTTCTCGGTAACGACTTCTTTGCCTGCACTTCTCTTGCTTGCGAGCAGTCTGAGCTCTGATAGAGGGAAATCCTTTTCTTGAAGCACCTTGAGCATCTCCTGTCCAACGGCACCCGAAGCACCGAGTATTCCTAATCTGTATTCTTTCATATCCTATCTACTGGAATCAATCTGATCCCAAACCCCTTTCATTTTTATTTTGCGAAGCTCTCATAGAGTACGCGAATTGCTTTTTCAAAATCCTCGTTAAACACGCCGATCATTATATTGATCTCATCTGCACATTGCTCGATGATTCGAATATTGATTTTGTTATCACCGAGTGCTCCGAACAGCTTGCCTGAGATTCCAGTCTTATATGCCATCTGTCTACCTACGATAGCAATCATGCTGATGCCTTGATCGATTTCAGCATCGATTCCACATTCTTTCTTGATGGCTGCAAGCACATCGTACTTGCACTGTTCGAGCTTAGATGATGGCGTGATGATCGAGAAGCTGTCAACACCGCTTGGAATCTGAGAGATGGGAACATCGTGCTGTTCGCAGATATTGAGAACCTTACGAAGCGTATTTAGATTCTCGCCAATATTGCCCTTTGCTATCTTGATCAGGGAGAAATCACGCTTGCCGGTAATCCCGGTGATGAATCTATTACTCTCTTCAGGACTCTCTTCACCGAAGCTCTCGCGGATAATCGTTCCAGGATTTTCAGGTTCATTAGTGTTTCTGATATTGAGCGGAATGTCCTTAGCTCGTACGGGGAACACTGTATCTTCGTGAAGAACTGCAGCTCCCATGTAAGATAACTCTCTGAGCTCTGCGTAAGTCACGCGAGCGATACTCTTTGGATTTTCAACTATGCGAGGATCTACCATCAGGATGCCGCTGACATCGGTCCAGTTCTCGTATACATCTGCGTCGAGTGAAGCCGCTGCGATTGCCCCTGATACGTCGGAGCCTCCTCGGGAAAACACTTTGATATCACCATTTGGAAGGCTTCCGTAGAATCCCGGAATTACGATTTTGTTATAAACATCGAAGATTTCTTTGAAGTTCTGCCCTGTCTTCTCCGTGTCTACATCGCCGTTGTACTTGAAGCTGATGAGGTCTGCGGAGTCCACAAACTGGTATCCCAGATATTCAGCCATAAGCTTAGCGTTGAGGAATTCACCCCTCGATGCTAGGTAGTCCATGGAGATATTCTTGTTGAGCTTACCTCTTATAATCTCAAACTCCTGATCAAGGTCAAGTGACAGGCCGCATTCAGAGCGGATATCCATATAGCGTTGCTCAACCATCTCAAATATACTGTCATAAGATACATCGTACTTGATGTGTGCTTTCACTAGGTATAGAAGGTCTGTTACCTTGTTATCGTCCGAAGTGCGGCGACCTGGTGCCGAAACCACTACCACTCTGCGACTAGGGTCCTGTTCAATTATATTTTTTACTTTGGCAAACTGCGCACCATCACTGAGCGATGAGCCGCCAAACTTTGCAACTTTAATCATCAGTATATATTTACTCCCTTATTCCTGCCATGAAGAAATGCTCGTCACTGCTCTCGGAGGCTAATCTGTGCGCCTCGGCAACGCTTAGTGGCTCGATAATCTTGCATGAACCGTTTTCCCTTACGTAATATCTATGAGCTTCAAGGCTGTTATCTATTGAGATATCTTTCTTCTCTCTATTACCTGAGAATTTCCAGCCGTTTTCAATATCCAGCACATCCTGAATCACTGAAGTTCCGGTAGGGTACTTGCCAGCACCTTGTCCGTAGAAACTGAGTGTTCCGATGTGATTACCCGTCAGGCTGATGAGGTTGTTATTCGCTGGAACGCTGGACTCAAGTGCGCCTCTGCCAACAAGGGTAGGCTCAACGTATGCGTAAGCACCAGCCTCGGTCTGACCTGCATTCATGAGCAGCTTACAAGTGTATCCGTGTTCATTAAAATACTTGATGTCTCCAGCTGTGATATTCTGAATTCCGAACACAGGTACATCTCCTTCGGAAATACTTGTGCCAAAGGCGAGGTTCGCTGAAATCACGCACTTGCGCTGTGTATCAAAACCTCCAATATCTGCAGTCGGGTCCTTCTCCGCATAGCCGAGATCCTGCGCCTTTGCAAGAACCTCTGTGAAATCAACTGGCTCGTTATGCATAGTATCCAAAATGTAATTGCATGTGCCATTAACGATTCCGCTTATAGACAGTATCTCGTCGCTTCTAGACTGACGCCTTAGATTGAAAAGCCACGGTATACCTCCACCTGCAGATGCTGTGTAGCGGAATTCAGCTCCGTTCTCATTAGCGAGTTCATGCAACTCATCCCAGTATGCAGCAACCAGGTTCTTGTTAGGTGTTACTACATGCTTACCACTTTTAAGAGCAGCGGATACATACTCATATGCTGGGTGAAGACCTCCGATGCACTCTACAACTAGCTCAATCTCCTCATCCTTCAAAATATCTTCGTACTCGGTAGTCACTACATCTCCGAGCTCATCTATCGATCTCTTGTAGAGAACGCGTTTTACTTCTATATTATAAGCAGTCTGTGCGACCTCGTATGCACCGCTTCCGACTACTCCGTATCCGAGAATTGCAATCTTCATATTTATATACTCTTTAATCCTCTCTCTTGATTCTCTCTATGTCCTGGGCTTTGCACGAAGTGTCCTTGTATGAAAAACACTTGTATTCCTATGAGGAATAATGTATCATAAAAACACAAAATACGCAACAGAAAAGAGAGATAAAATGTTGAATTATATAAGCACAAGAGATGTGAATCACAAGGTTTCTTCGTCGCAGGCGGTACTTTATGGACTTGCCAATGACGGAGGTCTTTACGTTCCAGAAGATTTAGCCGAACTAAAGCTAGATTATAAAGAGGTAATAGCCGAGGACTACCGCGGCATGGCCAAGAAGGTGTTTAAAAAGTTCTTCCCCGACTATGGAGAAGAGCTGATAGATTCTATCGTCACGAGAAGCTACAAGGATAAGTTCACAGCAGAAGAAATTACTCCTCTAGTAAGCGTAGATGGTAGATATATACTAGAACTCTTCTGTGGGCCCACTTGTGCGTTTAAGGATGTTGCGCTCTCTGCGCTTCCTAAC includes:
- a CDS encoding homoserine dehydrogenase; translation: MKIAILGYGVVGSGAYEVAQTAYNIEVKRVLYKRSIDELGDVVTTEYEDILKDEEIELVVECIGGLHPAYEYVSAALKSGKHVVTPNKNLVAAYWDELHELANENGAEFRYTASAGGGIPWLFNLRRQSRSDEILSISGIVNGTCNYILDTMHNEPVDFTEVLAKAQDLGYAEKDPTADIGGFDTQRKCVISANLAFGTSISEGDVPVFGIQNITAGDIKYFNEHGYTCKLLMNAGQTEAGAYAYVEPTLVGRGALESSVPANNNLISLTGNHIGTLSFYGQGAGKYPTGTSVIQDVLDIENGWKFSGNREKKDISIDNSLEAHRYYVRENGSCKIIEPLSVAEAHRLASESSDEHFFMAGIRE
- a CDS encoding aspartate kinase, with translation MIKVAKFGGSSLSDGAQFAKVKNIIEQDPSRRVVVVSAPGRRTSDDNKVTDLLYLVKAHIKYDVSYDSIFEMVEQRYMDIRSECGLSLDLDQEFEIIRGKLNKNISMDYLASRGEFLNAKLMAEYLGYQFVDSADLISFKYNGDVDTEKTGQNFKEIFDVYNKIVIPGFYGSLPNGDIKVFSRGGSDVSGAIAAASLDADVYENWTDVSGILMVDPRIVENPKSIARVTYAELRELSYMGAAVLHEDTVFPVRAKDIPLNIRNTNEPENPGTIIRESFGEESPEESNRFITGITGKRDFSLIKIAKGNIGENLNTLRKVLNICEQHDVPISQIPSGVDSFSIITPSSKLEQCKYDVLAAIKKECGIDAEIDQGISMIAIVGRQMAYKTGISGKLFGALGDNKINIRIIEQCADEINIMIGVFNEDFEKAIRVLYESFAK
- a CDS encoding aspartate-semialdehyde dehydrogenase — encoded protein: MKEYRLGILGASGAVGQEMLKVLQEKDFPLSELRLLASKRSAGKEVVTEKYGTVVIQEATDDAFAGLDFVLGAAENDISIRFTDAIKSSGATYIDNSSAYRLDDNVPLVVPEINPEDAFKHNGIIANPNCSTIITLVAINAINKLSPIKGLYASTYQAVSGAGAGGPIELFEQTKQIIAGESSSIEPKVFQHQIAFNLIPQIGGFGENLYTSEEMKLQNEGRKILHLPELKVSCTCVRVPVERSHSISANVITEKRLELDDVRKAIAEAEGCKLVDDLESQSYPMPIDTSDQDIVFVGRIRRDLVCENGINLWCAGDQVRKGAATNAVQIAELLINA